From a region of the Pristis pectinata isolate sPriPec2 chromosome 2, sPriPec2.1.pri, whole genome shotgun sequence genome:
- the LOC127567535 gene encoding aquaporin-3-like, whose amino-acid sequence MGKQEKILRKMTIVLRIRSILIKQCLAECLGTLIHTMLSCGAIAQFTLNCGTHKEFQSVTFVIGFAVALGILVTSKVSGAHLNPAVTFALCLLACEPWLKFPFFFMAQTIGAFLGSGIMFGLGYDKLWLHDNKQLTVIGPNSTAGIFTTFPLEHVSALNGIFDQATGTAALIFCILIIVDPLHTPVRTGLEAFTIGLVVLIIGWSMGSNSQYSLNPARDIGPRLFTAIAGWGSEVFTAGSHWFWIPLVSPIIGAILGVLMYQFIVGLRVDARNGCSSNAEQNEKSVSQKTKGRC is encoded by the exons ATGGGGAAACAAGAGAAGATCCTCAGGAAAATGACGATTGTGCTGAGAATTCGAAGTATTCTGATAAAGCAATGCCTGGCTGAATGTTTGGGAACTCTAATTCATACA ATGCTTAGCTGTGGAGCAATAGCACAATTTACACTCAACTGTGGCACACACAAAGAATTTCAGTCCGTAACTTTTGTAATTGGATTTGCTGTAGCACTGGGCATATTGGTAACCAGTAAAGTGTCAG GAGCTCACCTGAATCCAGCAGTGACCTTTGCTTTGTGCTTGCTTGCTTGTGAGCCTTGGTTAAAATTCCCCTTCTTCTTTATGGCCCAAACAATAGGTGCCTTTCTTGGATCAGGAATAATGTTTGGATT AGGATATG ATAAATTGTGGCTTCATGATAATAAACAGCTAACAGTTATTGGACCAAACTCGACTGCTGGGATATTTACAACTTTTCCACTTGAACATGTGAGTGCACTCAATGGCATTTTTGATCAG gcaactggaacTGCAGCTCTCATATTTTGTATCCTTATCATTGTGGATCCTTTGCACACCCCAGTGCGAACAGGGCTGGAAGCCTTTACCATTGGCTTAGTAGTTCTGATTATTGGCTGGTCAATGGGTTCAAACTCCCAGTACTCACTAAATCCTGCCAGGGATATTGGACCTCGCTTGTTTACAGCAATTGCTGGTTGGGGATCTGAAGTTTTCAC tgcTGGAAGCCATTGGTTTTGGATCCCGCTTGTCAGCCCAATCATTGGTGCCATTTTGGGTGTTTTGATGTACCAGTTCATTGTTGGATTACGTGTTGATGCAAGAAATGGCTGCTCATCCAATgcagaacaaaatgaaaaatcAGTGAGCCAGAAAACGAAGGGAAGGTGCTGA